Proteins encoded within one genomic window of Hevea brasiliensis isolate MT/VB/25A 57/8 chromosome 8, ASM3005281v1, whole genome shotgun sequence:
- the LOC110649033 gene encoding B3 domain-containing transcription factor VRN1 — protein sequence MDSCPKKGDGRLMFKATKPHFFKIILDDTIRSRKLGIPRRFVRRYGSELSSPVFLKVPSGAKWQVQLVKCNGEIWLENGWQEFVEYYSLVFGYFLIFEFEQNCHFNVFVFDKSASEIDYPFNITNAYDEEPNLEEECPDPEIEETENDVGVEILGYSLRSPKTKAKSPLPFPQPHKKIKLENPTENTKSHWPTGQSEAKRSKEGMSNEKRSLDGVAGRKQPLTAEEKANALHNAGTKFKSGNPYFMIAMQPSYLHRLRIPASFMRDYFNKNSGSVALITEDGETWSVDFSYTLCNGRASATLRHGWKKFVEENHLEVGDVCVFELINRIAIRFKVGIFRHIKDANSSLSLDAGTSKQLKDEESSCCRQFNPGNSCSKAFGAIEAAKKFTSVNPFFKVIINSCYLENSLVYVPLNLVAKSTKQGTNKVMLQVENRRWSVKLFRYPAKAMISDGWRSFARENSLKVGDVCIFELITNEAELLKVTIFRNVNFFLCSTFLSTLISSRSMRASPYS from the exons ATGGATTCTTGCCCCAAGAAAGGCGATGGACGTTTGATGTTTAAGGCAACCAAGCCCCATTTTTTCAAGATAATTCTTGATGATACCATTCGTAGTAGGAAGCTT GGCATTCCAAGAAGGTTTGTGAGGAGATATGGAAGTGAACTGTCAAGTCCTGTATTCCTGAAGGTCCCTAGTGGTGCAAAATGGCAGGTACAGCTTGTGAAGTGTAATGGTGAGATTTGGTTAGAAAATGGCTGGCAGGAATTTGTGGAGTATTACTCTTTAGTTTTTGgatacttcctaatttttgaatttgagcAAAACTGTCATTTCAATGTATTCGTATTTGACAAGAGTGCCTCAGAGATAGACTATCCATTCAACATCACCAATGCATATGATGAGGAGCCTAATCTTGAGGAAGAATGCCCAGACCCAGAGATTGAAGAAACTGAAAATGATGTTGGTGTTGAAATATTGGGTTACTCTTTGCGGTCCCCAAAAACAAAAGCGAAATCACCATTACCATTCCCTCAGCCTCATAAGAAGATTAAGCTAGAGAATCCCACAGAAAACACAAAATCACACTGGCCCACTGGGCAATCTGAAG CAAAGAGGAGCAAGGAAGGCATGTCTAATGAGAAAAGGTCCTTGGATGGGGTTGCAGGGAGGAAACAACCATTGACAGCTGAGGAAAAAGCTAATGCACTCCATAATGCAGGAACTAAATTTAAATCTGGAAATCCTTACTTCATGATTGCAATGCAACCATCATATCTTCATAGATTG CGTATACCAGCAAGCTTTATGAGGGATTATTTCAACAAGAATAGCGGGTCTGTCGCCCTCATTACAGAGGATGGGGAAACTTGGTCTGTTGATTTCAGTTATACTCTGTGCAATGGAAGAGCATCAGCTACACTACGTCATGGTTGGAAGAAATTTGTAGAAGAAAATCACTTGGAAGTTGGTGATGTTTGTGTCTTTGAACTGATTAATCGCATTGCAATTAGATTCAAAGTAGGCATTTTCCGACACATCAAAGATGCAAATAGCAGCCTATCACTTG ATGCAGGAACCAGCAAGCAATTGAAAGATGAAGAAAGTAGCTGCTGCAGGCAGTTTAATCCAGGAAATTCATGCTCAAAGGCTTTTGGAGCTATCGAAGCTGCAAAGAAATTTACCTCTGTGAATCCCTTCTTCAAAGTGATCATTAATTCATGCTATCTGGAGAATTCCTTAGTG TATGTACCGCTAAATCTTGTTGCGAAAAGTACAAAGCAAGGCACAAACAAAGTAATGTTACAGGTTGAAAACAGGCGATGGTCTGTGAAATTATTCAGGTATCCTGCTAAAGCTATGATCTCAGATGGATGGCGTTCATTTGCAAGGGAGAATTCTCTAAAAGTGGGAGATGTTTGCATCTTTGAGCTGATTACTAATGAAGCTGAGCTGCTAAAGGTTACCATTTTCAGAAATGTtaat TTTTTTTTGTGTTCCACCTTCCTCTCAACTCTCATCTCATCTCGCAGCATGcgagcatcgccatattcttga